Proteins encoded by one window of Arachis hypogaea cultivar Tifrunner chromosome 1, arahy.Tifrunner.gnm2.J5K5, whole genome shotgun sequence:
- the LOC112778617 gene encoding cell wall / vacuolar inhibitor of fructosidase 1-like, protein MTNLKTTTTLFFFLFLIVMTSLPSITLGDEKLIESTCRQTPNFNLCVQSLKSFPGSATADVRGLGLIMVKVMQSKANDAINKIRELQRSAPSPALTSCASKYNAIVVGDIPEANEAFSKGMPKFAENGANDAANEATFCENGFNGRSPLTQQNNAMRDVAAITAAIARQLL, encoded by the coding sequence ATGACAAACTTGAAAACTACAACTACTctgttcttcttcttattcttaatTGTCATGACTTCATTACCATCAATAACTCTCGGCGATGAAAAACTCATAGAAAGCACTTGCAGGCAAACACCAAACTTCAATCTCTGCGTTCAATCTCTTAAATCATTCCCCGGAAGCGCCACCGCCGACGTCAGAGGCCTGGGCCTAATAATGGTGAAGGTGATGCAATCAAAAGCAAATGATGCCATTAACAAGATTCGTGAGCTTCAACGAAGTGCACCAAGTCCAGCACTGACTTCTTGTGCAAGCAAGTATAACGCAATTGTGGTTGGTGATATACCAGAAGCCAATGAAGCTTTTTCGAAAGGTATGCCTAAATTTGCAGAAAATGGAGCAAATGATGCTGCTAATGAAGCTACCTTTTGTGAAAATGGATTCAATGGGAGATCACCTCTCACCCAACAGAACAATGCTATGCGCGATGTTGCTGCTATTACTGCTGCTATTGCTAGACAGTTACTATAG
- the LOC140183764 gene encoding serine/threonine-protein phosphatase 7 long form homolog, which translates to MLTCDHLVPPDRYNDRVEEHLRLTGFYHASQIGVVQCQKALVNALIERWHPDTYTFHLSIGECAVTLEDVALILGLPTDGLPVTGMIMSSFEALEAECLHQFGVAPHKSDCRGSCIKLTWLRDLIENLQLTDEIGIQRYIKCHIMLLIGRILFGDKLGASVHWKFLPLLRDFGSIIQYSWGSACLAHLYRALCRASRVDCKEIDGPLTLLLGWTWIRLPYLSPVPRESRSFPLANRWRNWERGDRRYRYLKLADFRKAFDELQEGQFVWVAYAVDRVDPNIISAEIYMHSVVWSATVPLVSFECIEWHATDRYRRQFGFVQGVPHDERNLDKAHGEVLTGPKNLNWVTTLSHYSWVMHWTNRYHHILSELPMPSQHPLDTYMHWYRSNLGNA; encoded by the exons ATGTTGACATGTGACCACCTAGTTCCTCCAGATCGGTACAACGATAGGGTGGAGGAGCATTTACGACTTACCGGCTTTTATCATGCATCACAAATTGGGGTAGTTCAATGTCAAAAGGCACTCGTGAATGCTTTAATCGAGCGGTGGCACCCCGACACATATACGTTTCACCTTTCCATTGGTGAATGTGCCGTGACTCTTGAAGATGTGGCTCTAATTCTTGGTCTTCCGACGGACGGACTTCCAGTTACAGGGATGATAATGAGTAGTTTCGAAGCCTTGGAGGCGGAGTGTTTGCATCAATTTGGAGTTGCACCGCATAAGTCGGACTGTAGAGGCAGCTGCATAAAACTGACTTGGCTGCGCGATCTTATAGAAAATTTACAGTTGACTGATGAAATTGGTATACAGAGGTATATCAAGTGCCACATTATGTTGCTTATCGGGAGGATCTTGTTTGGGGATAAATTAGGGGCAAGTGTGCACTGGAAGTTTCTACCCTTGCTTCGTGATTTTGGCAGTATTATACAATACAGTTGGGGATCTGCATGCCTAGCACACCTCTATAGGGCGTTATGCAGGGCATCTCGAGTTGACTGTAAGGAAATCGATGGTCCCCTAACACTTCTGCTCGGTTGGACTTGGATCCGACTACCATATCTATCGCCGGTTCCTAGGGAGTCCCGTAGTTTTCCGCTAGCAAACAG GTGGCGAAACTGGGAGCGTGGTGACCGACGATATAGATATCTGAAGCTAGCTGACTTTAGGAAGGCTTTTGATGAACTTCAGGAAGGCCAG ttTGTGTGGGTTGCGTATGCTGTGGATCGCGTGGATCCGAACATAATTTCTGCTGAAATCTATATGCACTCGGTTGTATGGAGCGCTACAGTGCCCTTGGTGTCATTCGAATGTATCGAGTGGCATGCTACCGATAGGTATAGGCGACAGTTCGGTTTCGTTCAGGGAGTACCTCATGATGAGCGGAATTTGGACAAGGCGCATGGAGAAGTCCTGACTGGTCCTAAGAATCTTAACTGGGTCACGACACTGAGTCATTACAGTTGGGTGATGCATTGGACAAACAGATATCACCACATTCTTTCTGAGCTTCccatgccttcacagcatccGTTGGATACTTACATGCATTGGTACCGATCAAATTTGGGGAACGCTTGA